The Microcoleus sp. AS-A8 genome contains a region encoding:
- the mtnA gene encoding S-methyl-5-thioribose-1-phosphate isomerase, with protein sequence MMSKSPVYPVIWHEDHVLLIDQTRLPAKYAIVEISRYEDMAEAIKTMIVRGAPAIGVAAAYGMYLGAREIQTQEREAFLSQLEDVAQVLRLTRPTAVNLFWAIARMLKTAYETIGSVEHLKASLLKTAQAIQLEDLQTCQMIGDRGLEVLPKNPQQLCLLTYCNTGALATAGYGTALGVVRSAWREGRLARVYASETRPRQQGAKLTSWECVHEGIPVTVITDNMAAHCMNRGMIDAVVVGADRIAANGDTANKIGTYSLAIVAKAHNIPFYVAAPLSTVDFELSNGMEIPIEERHPSEIYQIGETLVCPPGVEFYNPAFDVTPAKLITGIITEKGVVTPSELQNLQVMQPA encoded by the coding sequence GATTGTGGAAATCAGTCGCTATGAGGATATGGCAGAAGCCATTAAAACCATGATTGTCCGGGGAGCTCCTGCCATTGGTGTGGCAGCCGCCTACGGCATGTATTTGGGCGCACGGGAAATTCAGACACAAGAGCGCGAAGCTTTCTTAAGTCAGCTAGAAGACGTGGCTCAGGTGTTGCGCTTAACTCGCCCCACTGCTGTGAATTTGTTTTGGGCGATCGCACGAATGCTCAAAACGGCCTATGAGACAATTGGCTCAGTGGAACACCTAAAAGCTTCGTTGCTGAAAACGGCTCAAGCGATTCAGTTGGAAGACTTACAAACTTGTCAGATGATTGGCGATCGCGGTTTGGAAGTGTTGCCCAAGAACCCGCAGCAGTTATGTCTTCTCACCTACTGTAATACTGGAGCGCTAGCTACGGCTGGATATGGTACAGCATTGGGTGTGGTACGATCGGCATGGCGGGAAGGACGCTTAGCAAGAGTCTATGCTTCAGAAACCCGTCCTCGTCAGCAAGGGGCAAAGCTCACCTCCTGGGAATGTGTCCATGAAGGGATACCCGTTACCGTGATTACCGATAACATGGCAGCTCATTGCATGAACCGGGGAATGATTGATGCTGTTGTTGTGGGTGCAGATCGGATTGCGGCGAATGGGGATACGGCTAACAAAATCGGGACTTACAGTTTAGCGATCGTTGCCAAAGCTCATAATATCCCCTTCTATGTAGCAGCTCCCCTCTCTACCGTAGATTTTGAATTATCCAATGGAATGGAAATTCCGATTGAAGAGCGCCATCCTTCGGAGATTTATCAAATTGGCGAGACGTTAGTTTGCCCCCCTGGAGTCGAGTTTTATAACCCGGCTTTTGATGTTACTCCGGCTAAGTTAATCACGGGAATTATTACCGAAAAGGGTGTGGTTACGCCGAGTGAGTTGCAAAACTTACAAGTCATGCAGCCCGCTTAA
- a CDS encoding helix-turn-helix domain-containing protein: MGRAGQALKQTLNSYGISQNKLAVALGVERNKVFRWFHEQIDPTAETVADIVKALNEINPAAAEKFIELYLGDLVDDGER; the protein is encoded by the coding sequence ATGGGAAGAGCAGGGCAAGCCCTCAAGCAAACATTGAACTCTTATGGCATCAGCCAGAATAAGTTGGCAGTAGCTTTAGGCGTGGAGCGAAACAAAGTTTTTCGCTGGTTTCATGAGCAAATAGACCCCACGGCTGAGACAGTTGCAGATATTGTCAAAGCGCTTAACGAAATCAATCCTGCCGCCGCCGAGAAGTTTATTGAATTGTATTTAGGTGATTTGGTTGATGATGGTGAACGGTAG
- a CDS encoding TIR domain-containing protein, with the protein MKNLFNAFISYGRADSKAFATKLYARLLEQGLKVWFDQNDIPLGVDFQNQIDDGIEKAHNFLFIIAPHSINSPYCGKEIELAIKLNKRIIPLLHVEQINQETWQQRFPKGTIQEWEAYKAKGLHSSFPNMHPAIGKINWVYFREGIDDFEASFTGLMNLLGRHHDYVEQHTQFLAKALEWERYQKQTSYLLVGEERQQAEAWLKIHFKDEQPPCIPTDLHCEYITESIKNANNLMTQVFISYAEEDRATMEKLRNSLRRESITVWTNKTDIQTGEAFEEAIKRGIEQADNVVYLLSTDSINSDFCQQELDLALSLHKRIIPVLVQETEANQVPIALRSLQYIDLTDNVLEDDYLLDESQLLKIFHQDAAYYNEHKILLTKALKWKRQHENPSILLRGYNLRSAETWLKVAQKRTQHPPTPLQEEFIAESLRQPPAESLDVFVSYSRADADFARKLNDSLQIQGKTTWFDQESIASGSDFQQEIYRGIKVCDNFLFILSPRSVNSPYCKDEVEYAASLNKRFVTLLHREVNPSDLHPELAKVQWIDFNQNERDFNANFNQLVRTLDTDREHVHNHTKWLQRAIEWQEKDKSADLLLRGNEFAIAQNWLQEAEKQKKQPVATRLQKEYITASWKAIEASRKREKWRIIILRSLLGLVSVVAGVAVVAGVEAGNQGRQAKIAQINSLGQYSLLFSKSNRQFEGLIEAIRAGEQLQQIQKQKITDKKTESIVLRALQEAIYGTTLREHNRLVGQGHLTDVNAAVFSPDGKTIASISDDNTIKLWNLQGKLLQTLDKHTDRVRGTAFSPDGKTIASASADKTIKLWNIQGQLLRTINAHSDWARDVAFSPDGKTIVSASSDKTIKLWSTQGKLLRTLKGHDKEVRGVVFSPDGKTIASASADKTIKLWSTQGKLLRTLKGHNDEVISLVFSPDGKTIASASDDNTIKLWSTQGKLLRTLKEHTEWVWGVAFSPDGKTIASASDDNTIKLWSTQGKLLQTLKGHSDGVRGVAFSPDGKTIVSAGGDSTIRLWSSEGKVLPTLKGHKKRVWRVAFSPDGKTIASASDDTTIKLWSTQGKLLQTLKGHKDRVKGLALSPDGKTIASASDDTTIKLWSLEGQLLRTLSRHGAAVSGVAFSPDGQTIASASNDRTIKLWSTQGKLLRTFKGHAEWVKNVVFSPDGQTIASASNDKTIKLWSLEGQLLKTFKGHVDTVWAVAFSPDGQTIASASRDGTIKLWNTEGKALQTLTGHEAAVISVAFDPDGKTIASASNDSTVKLWSIEGKEWKEQQTLTGHTKGVNSVVFNPVSKMPASASDDKTVILWNLEDLTLAPLMQDACAWVEDYLKYNAPENDKQLCNGISTHK; encoded by the coding sequence ATGAAAAATTTGTTTAATGCCTTCATCTCCTACGGGAGAGCAGATAGTAAAGCGTTTGCTACAAAACTTTATGCCCGCTTGCTGGAACAAGGGTTAAAAGTTTGGTTTGACCAAAATGATATTCCCCTTGGGGTCGATTTTCAAAACCAAATTGATGATGGCATTGAGAAGGCGCATAACTTCCTATTTATCATTGCACCACATTCGATTAATTCGCCCTATTGCGGCAAAGAAATTGAGCTAGCAATTAAGCTGAATAAACGCATTATTCCACTGTTGCACGTTGAACAAATTAATCAGGAAACTTGGCAGCAGAGATTTCCTAAAGGGACGATTCAAGAGTGGGAAGCTTATAAAGCGAAGGGATTACATTCGAGTTTTCCCAATATGCATCCAGCGATTGGGAAGATTAACTGGGTATATTTTCGAGAGGGGATAGATGATTTTGAGGCTTCTTTTACAGGCTTAATGAATCTGTTGGGCAGACATCACGATTATGTCGAGCAGCATACCCAATTTTTAGCCAAAGCCTTGGAGTGGGAGAGGTATCAAAAACAAACGAGCTATCTGTTAGTTGGGGAAGAACGACAACAAGCAGAAGCTTGGCTAAAGATACACTTTAAAGACGAGCAACCGCCTTGTATTCCTACTGATTTGCATTGCGAATACATTACCGAAAGTATCAAGAATGCGAATAACTTGATGACGCAGGTGTTTATCTCCTACGCCGAAGAGGATAGGGCGACGATGGAGAAGCTTCGCAATAGCTTGAGGCGGGAGAGTATCACAGTTTGGACGAATAAGACGGATATTCAAACGGGGGAAGCATTTGAGGAGGCGATTAAGCGGGGGATTGAACAAGCAGATAATGTGGTTTATCTGCTTTCAACGGACTCGATAAATTCAGATTTTTGTCAGCAAGAATTGGACTTAGCATTGTCACTGCACAAGCGGATTATTCCTGTGTTGGTGCAAGAAACTGAAGCAAATCAGGTGCCGATTGCGTTGCGTTCTTTGCAGTATATCGACCTCACAGACAATGTGTTGGAAGACGATTACTTGCTCGATGAAAGTCAATTGTTGAAGATTTTTCATCAGGATGCGGCTTACTACAATGAACATAAAATTCTGTTGACTAAAGCGCTGAAGTGGAAGCGACAGCATGAGAATCCCAGCATTCTGCTGCGAGGGTATAACTTGCGGAGTGCTGAAACTTGGTTAAAGGTTGCACAGAAAAGGACACAGCATCCACCCACGCCCTTACAGGAAGAATTTATTGCCGAAAGTCTGCGGCAACCGCCTGCTGAGTCTCTGGATGTGTTTGTCTCCTATTCCCGTGCTGACGCGGATTTTGCTCGAAAGCTGAATGATAGCTTACAGATTCAGGGCAAGACAACTTGGTTTGACCAAGAAAGTATTGCATCGGGAAGTGATTTTCAGCAGGAGATTTATCGCGGAATTAAAGTATGTGACAACTTTTTGTTTATTCTGTCACCGCGATCGGTGAATTCACCTTATTGTAAGGACGAGGTGGAGTATGCAGCTTCGTTAAATAAACGGTTCGTGACGTTGCTGCATCGGGAGGTAAATCCCAGCGATTTGCATCCAGAATTAGCCAAGGTACAGTGGATTGATTTTAATCAGAATGAGCGGGATTTTAATGCCAATTTCAATCAGTTGGTGAGAACGCTTGATACTGATCGGGAACACGTTCACAATCATACGAAATGGTTGCAACGAGCGATCGAATGGCAGGAGAAAGATAAAAGTGCTGATTTGCTGTTGCGGGGTAATGAATTTGCCATTGCTCAAAATTGGTTGCAGGAAGCGGAAAAACAAAAGAAGCAACCCGTCGCGACTCGATTACAAAAAGAATATATAACAGCCAGTTGGAAGGCAATTGAAGCATCCAGAAAAAGAGAAAAATGGCGGATCATTATCTTACGATCGCTACTCGGATTGGTGAGTGTTGTAGCGGGAGTTGCTGTTGTCGCAGGTGTGGAAGCTGGTAATCAGGGGAGACAAGCCAAAATAGCTCAAATAAATTCTTTGGGGCAGTATTCATTGTTATTCTCTAAATCAAATCGGCAATTCGAGGGTTTGATTGAAGCGATTAGGGCTGGAGAGCAGCTTCAACAGATTCAGAAACAAAAGATAACCGACAAGAAAACCGAGAGTATAGTTTTAAGAGCGCTTCAGGAAGCAATTTATGGAACTACGCTCAGAGAACACAATCGCTTGGTAGGACAAGGACATTTGACTGATGTCAACGCTGCGGTGTTTAGCCCTGACGGTAAGACGATTGCTTCTATTAGTGATGACAACACTATAAAACTCTGGAATCTTCAAGGTAAGTTACTCCAAACCCTCGACAAGCATACCGATCGTGTGCGGGGAACAGCGTTTAGTCCCGACGGTAAGACAATTGCTTCTGCTAGTGCTGACAAAACTATCAAACTCTGGAATATTCAAGGTCAGTTACTGAGAACTATCAATGCACATAGTGATTGGGCAAGAGACGTAGCATTCAGTCCCGATGGTAAGACGATTGTCTCTGCTAGTAGTGACAAAACTATCAAACTCTGGAGTACTCAAGGTAAACTACTGAGAACTCTCAAAGGACATGATAAGGAGGTCAGAGGCGTAGTGTTCAGCCCGGACGGTAAGACAATTGCCTCTGCTAGTGCTGACAAAACTATCAAACTCTGGAGTACTCAAGGTAAGCTACTGAGAACTCTCAAGGGACATAATGATGAGGTCATTAGCTTAGTGTTCAGCCCTGATGGTAAAACGATTGCCTCTGCTAGTGATGACAACACTATCAAACTCTGGAGTACTCAAGGTAAGTTACTGAGAACTCTCAAGGAACATACCGAATGGGTGTGGGGTGTAGCATTTAGTCCGGATGGTAAAACGATTGCCTCTGCTAGTGATGACAATACGATCAAACTCTGGAGTACTCAAGGTAAGCTACTCCAAACCCTCAAGGGACATAGTGATGGGGTCAGAGGCGTAGCATTCAGTCCCGATGGTAAGACGATTGTTTCTGCTGGTGGGGACAGCACTATTAGACTATGGAGTTCTGAAGGAAAGGTACTTCCAACTCTCAAGGGACATAAGAAGAGAGTGTGGCGCGTAGCATTCAGTCCTGATGGTAAAACGATTGCCTCTGCTAGTGATGACACAACTATCAAACTCTGGAGTACTCAAGGTAAGCTACTCCAAACCCTCAAGGGACACAAGGATAGAGTCAAAGGCTTAGCGTTGAGTCCTGACGGTAAGACGATTGCCTCTGCTAGTGATGACACAACTATCAAACTCTGGAGTCTTGAAGGTCAGCTACTGAGAACTCTGTCTAGGCATGGCGCTGCGGTATCGGGGGTAGCATTCAGTCCCGATGGTCAGACAATTGCCTCTGCTAGTAATGACAGAACTATCAAACTCTGGAGTACTCAAGGTAAACTACTGAGAACTTTCAAGGGTCATGCTGAATGGGTCAAAAACGTAGTGTTCAGTCCCGATGGTCAGACGATTGCCTCTGCTAGTAATGACAAAACTATCAAACTCTGGAGTCTTGAAGGTCAGCTACTGAAAACTTTCAAGGGTCATGTTGATACAGTGTGGGCGGTAGCATTTAGTCCAGATGGTCAGACGATTGCCTCTGCTAGTCGGGACGGCACCATCAAGCTGTGGAACACTGAGGGGAAAGCCCTGCAAACCCTCACAGGGCATGAGGCTGCGGTCATTAGCGTAGCGTTTGACCCCGACGGCAAGACGATTGCATCTGCTAGCAATGACAGCACTGTCAAACTCTGGAGCATTGAAGGGAAAGAGTGGAAAGAACAGCAAACCCTCACAGGGCATACTAAAGGAGTCAATAGCGTAGTGTTCAACCCTGTCAGCAAGATGCCTGCCTCTGCTAGTGATGACAAAACTGTAATTCTGTGGAATTTAGAAGATTTAACTCTAGCTCCACTCATGCAGGATGCTTGTGCTTGGGTGGAGGATTATTTGAAGTACAACGCCCCAGAGAACGATAAGCAGCTTTGCAACGGTATCAGCACTCACAAATAG
- a CDS encoding FAD-dependent hydroxylase: MALEQLTQTPPLPHTNFDYDLAIAGGGIVGATLACALKNSGLSVLLIEAQPPSVAVARRQAYALSLLSGRILQGIGVWDKILPQITTYQQIRLSDADHPGIVQFHPSDLGMDDLGYVGEHRPLLQSLYEFLADCPNVSWLCPAEVVNVEYQPSGVEIKVRVDGEIRQLRSRLIVAADGARSHIRTAAGIGTHGWKYWQSCVTVRIKPEKSHNNTAFERFWPSGPMGVLPLPDNRCQVVWTAPHAEAQALKELDEKEFLALLEHRTGGLLGHLELDSDRLLFPVQLMQSDRYTQSRLALIGDAAHCCHPVGGQGMNLGIRDAAALAQVLHDAHQRGEDIGDIRILKRYERWRKTENLVILGFTDFLDRLFSNRWLPVVAVRRLGLWGLRTVQPLKVLALRLMTGLLGRHPQVAQH, from the coding sequence ATGGCGCTGGAACAGCTCACTCAAACCCCCCCTCTACCCCATACAAACTTCGATTATGACCTAGCGATCGCAGGTGGCGGAATCGTTGGTGCAACACTAGCCTGTGCTTTAAAAAACTCCGGGCTGAGTGTGCTGTTAATTGAAGCCCAACCTCCGTCTGTAGCTGTAGCAAGGCGACAAGCTTACGCCCTTTCTCTACTATCGGGACGCATATTGCAGGGAATTGGAGTTTGGGATAAGATACTGCCCCAAATTACAACCTATCAGCAAATTCGCCTCTCCGATGCCGATCATCCTGGTATCGTACAGTTCCATCCCAGTGATTTAGGGATGGATGATTTGGGTTATGTAGGAGAACATCGTCCCCTGCTGCAATCCTTATATGAGTTTTTGGCAGACTGTCCCAATGTTAGCTGGCTGTGTCCGGCTGAAGTGGTGAACGTTGAGTATCAACCGTCTGGCGTAGAAATCAAGGTTAGGGTAGATGGAGAGATTCGTCAGTTGCGATCGCGTTTAATTGTAGCCGCAGATGGGGCGCGATCGCACATTCGCACAGCCGCCGGGATTGGCACTCACGGCTGGAAGTACTGGCAATCTTGCGTGACAGTAAGAATTAAACCTGAAAAATCACACAATAACACAGCTTTTGAACGCTTCTGGCCTAGTGGCCCAATGGGAGTGTTACCACTACCTGATAATCGCTGCCAAGTCGTGTGGACGGCACCCCACGCGGAAGCACAAGCTTTAAAAGAGTTGGATGAAAAAGAGTTTCTAGCCTTACTGGAACACCGCACGGGAGGGCTGTTGGGGCATTTGGAATTAGATAGCGATCGCCTCCTGTTTCCGGTACAGTTGATGCAGAGCGATCGCTACACCCAATCCCGACTTGCACTCATTGGTGATGCGGCTCATTGTTGTCATCCCGTCGGCGGACAAGGAATGAACCTCGGTATCCGAGATGCTGCGGCTTTAGCCCAAGTGCTACACGACGCTCATCAGCGGGGTGAAGATATTGGAGACATTCGGATATTAAAGCGCTACGAACGTTGGCGGAAAACAGAAAACCTGGTAATTTTAGGATTTACTGATTTTTTGGATCGCTTATTTTCCAATCGCTGGTTGCCCGTGGTAGCGGTTCGGCGGCTGGGTTTATGGGGGCTGCGAACGGTTCAACCGTTGAAGGTTCTAGCTTTGCGGTTGATGACCGGTCTATTGGGACGCCATCCCCAGGTGGCTCAACACTAA